A genomic region of Phycisphaerae bacterium contains the following coding sequences:
- a CDS encoding CPBP family intramembrane metalloprotease: AVVQIALVSLVFSVLFIYRGSLIAPILAHAAFNTINMTLAFNEDLQKFLQDYQPAQTILAILLGG; encoded by the coding sequence TCGCGGTCGTGCAGATCGCCCTGGTCTCGCTGGTGTTCTCCGTCCTGTTTATCTACCGCGGCAGCCTGATCGCTCCGATCCTCGCCCACGCGGCGTTCAACACGATCAACATGACCCTGGCGTTCAATGAAGACCTCCAGAAATTCCTGCAGGATTACCAGCCGGCCCAGACGATCCTTGCGATCCTGCTGGGCGGATAG